A single window of Plasmodium reichenowi strain SY57 chromosome 12, whole genome shotgun sequence DNA harbors:
- a CDS encoding hypothetical protein (conserved Plasmodium protein, unknown function), giving the protein MAFNEFLKKKFPVQAHLYTIEGHTCKPYLFDCKLSVKKDKIIICNSITKLFFSEDKICDFLYLQLNMCYIKYINNDAVEKYIIVFMDITHTYYFYKYMMYCYIKGSLISYRYIDIYKVDCIHRTLYKKKLFCVFLHNYNKYEHIFVILKDNAEKKLKKYINISLLPKLNEHMNNSNGKVCEVYNEASTIRILRELYIKNKVFLMHTMNSISNKYAQLESIYIDCTKFVLKNVFQIVAYNSFYSDGFSYRTFFLRDSDDDVWSNDEYTCYEKMEEISADAKPNIHNIQGIYYIIHRAIERVKTIYCRIPTGYEILRNFYHGIQNDIESSQQNNPHVQKNNVVHQERSLSDHENRNFGQHNMHNSQERRNTFQNILDAYQENIHLVRASLEDHHEICNIDEETQQCEQISERDRPTHEMNHEMYNIEKRIVLINEQMCVMELPTHGVELSVYTIELPVHTIHLPINSIDVSINGIQIPIREIHIPLYKREMSICKIEIPFCKTEIPIWKFEIPIGQFEIPIRTLEQRIYDIDQHIGVIDHIIREIDDEIIDFNKSISNINKNHIKCDQVRSHINQSHHNITQSNCSTDQLNFLSDKSKINAVQPKAQLNRFHMNKDQSNENFDKLEIKSSNNNIVPYKKLNYKETFNNIINILYKNIYSTTKNMNSCLVHDPLIVHAIKLFNERKMGNPKTLPQNGQNGQKEQKEQNEQNGQKEQKEQNEQKEQNEQNEQKEQKEQNEQNEQKEQKEQNEQKEQNEQKEKNEQNEQNEQNEGVRAIAPSQENNRSEEDGLEKGNDDIYASDHIKGTDNVEKNYVFEKFRYSENSGFLLNNNTQGEAQNNLFGFHNMTKDSVSTENKKEDVDVLQRYINDYIETTIKVLRENKKRRRRRSKNSTKYEMNLDVMLKYLTYEIFLNIKNFKKEVAKEYRNDDELYCVISNIVLSKYATVCDFSKKKVNKSRVSMHPINKKKKTNKIQRRNTIKKNKMIQKNNYNIKNLNKDDDNNNKGNGNGNGNGNANHHISRNIKKNVHKYNSEKTSNNTSENNIFSSMYSNCVGNKFYRKFEGGKKYKSRKVNNLAWKNEIINLSDSEESDESEKKDDKKKEKQKCRMKYKHLSTSGIYSLVLRQNILPKGYKEKMERNSKELKLWNYINYDNIYNELSIFDFYDINNRKKLYNVKREAFIYENEKCIPKEIHINNDEGNQLILLDERYDTNFYMMDVKKEKLVRKWCNENIPITKLLKKMENLYLGFNESSLFFVDTRLERCIQNIFQYNKYASPIEHASIDNNGRITSSTSRGELKYYDGTINKQNKIKKSKNVIYCSDDMVHLTTSHKGMYSIVTCQKRIIIYENFMDNKNFFDHVIRKCYRYQQNSVILKLEPIDEIIHDLGDYTFIKTVTYSNSKYIFTFAKDFCVIWNLYQGINKNVSYTINKVPEDISDISLYDTSDDHDALLLATEHTLTLTRII; this is encoded by the coding sequence ATGGCTTTCAATGAATTTcttaaaaagaaatttcCCGTTCAGGCCCATCTATATACTATAGAGGGGCACACTTGTAAGCCTTACCTTTTTGATTGCAAATTGAGCGTAAAAAAAGataagataataatatgcaACAGCATCACgaaactttttttttctgaaGATAAGATTTGTGATTTTTTGTATCTTCAGTTGAATATGTGTTACATTAAATACATTAATAATGATGCTGTtgagaaatatattattgtatttATGGATATAACGCACACatattacttttataagtatatgatgtattgttatataaaaggaAGTTTAATATCGTACAGATATATTGATATCTACAAAGTAGATTGTATACATAGAACATTgtataaaaagaaattgtTCTGTGTATTTCTCCACAATTATAACAAATACGaacatatatttgttattcTGAAAGATAATGCAGAAAAGAAActtaagaaatatataaatatttctttattacCTAAATTAAATGAGCACATGAATAATTCAAATGGCAAAGTTTGTGAAGTATACAATGAAGCTTCAACAATACGAATTCTTAgagaattatatattaaaaataaagtatTTTTAATGCACACCATGAATTCTATTAGTAATAAATATGCTCAACTTGAATCTATATACATTGACTGTACGAAATTTGTTTTGAAAAATGTTTTTCAAATTGTTGCATATAACTCCTTTTATAGCGATGGCTTTTCATACAGAACATTTTTCTTAAGAGATTCTGATGATGACGTATGGTCTAACGACGAATATACATGTTATGAAAAAATGGAAGAAATATCAGCTGATGCAAAACCAAATATTCATAACATACAAggaatttattatattatccaTAGAGCAATCGAAAGGGTTAAAACCATATATTGCAGGATACCAACAGGATATGAAATATTACGAAATTTTTATCATGGGATACAAAATGATATAGAAAGTTCTCAACAAAATAATCCACATGTTCAGAAAAATAATGTAGTACACCAAGAACGTTCCTTATCTGATCATGAAAATAGAAATTTTGGTCAGCACAATATGCATAATAGTCAAGAAAGACGTAATACTTTTCAAAATATTCTTGACGCTTATCAAGAAAACATCCATCTTGTTAGAGCAAGTCTTGAGGATCATCACGAAATTTGTAATATTGATGAGGAAACGCAACAATGCGAACAAATAAGTGAGAGGGATCGACCAACACACGAAATGAACCATgaaatgtataatattgaaaaaagaaTTGTATTAATTAATGAACAAATGTGTGTAATGGAATTACCAACACATGGAGTTGAATTATCTGTATATACAATCGAATTACCAGTACATACAATTCATTTACCCATAAATTCCATTGATGTGAGTATAAATGGAATTCAGATACCAATACGTGAAATACATATCCCATTATATAAGAGAGAGATGTCAATATGTAAAATTGAGATCCCATTTTGTAAAACGGAGATACCAATATGGAAATTTGAGATACCTATAGGACAATTTGAAATACCCATACGTACACTTGAACAAAGAATATATGACATTGACCAACACATTGGTGTAATTGATCACATCATTCGTGAAATTGACGACGAAATTATTGATTTCAATAAATCTATTTCtaatattaataagaaCCATATTAAATGTGATCAGGTACGTTCTCACATTAATCAATCTcatcataatattacaCAATCTAATTGCAGCACTGATCAGTTGAATTTTCTTTCTGATAAATCCAAAATAAATGCAGTCCAACCAAAAGCTCAATTAAATCGTTTCCATATGAACAAGGACCAAtcaaatgaaaattttgaTAAATTAGAAATTAAATcatctaataataatattgttccatataaaaaattgaattataaagaaacatttaataatattataaatatattatataagaatatatattctacaactaaaaatatgaattcATGTTTGGTTCATGATCCTTTAATTGTTCATGCTATTAAATTGTTCAATGAAAGGAAAATGGGAAATCCAAAAACCTTACCACAAAATGGACAAAATGGAcaaaaagaacaaaaagaacaaaatgaacaaaatggacaaaaagaacaaaaggaacaaaatgaacaaaaagaacaaaatgaacaaaatgaacaaaaGGAACAAAAGGaacaaaatgaacaaaatgaacaaaaagaacaaaaagaacaaaatgaacaaaaagaacaaaatgaacaaaaagaaaaaaatgaacaaaatgaacagaatgaacaaaatgaagGTGTACGCGCAATTGCTCCTTCACAAGAAAATAATCGCTCAGAAGAGGATGGTCTCGAAAAAGGAAATGATGACATATATGCAAGTGATCACATAAAAGGAACCGATAatgtagaaaaaaattatgtatttGAAAAATTCCGTTACTCAGAAAACAGTGGTTTCTTactaaataataatactcAAGGAGAAGCTCAAAATAACCTTTTCGGTTTTCATAATATGACGAAGGATTCTGTATCTActgaaaataaaaaggaagaTGTTGACGTATTACAAAGGTACATTAATGACTATATTGAAACGACAATAAAAGTGTTAAGGGAAAATAAGAAGAGGAGAAGACGACGATCAAAGAATAGTACAAAATATGAGATGAATCTGGATGTGATGTTGAAATATTTAacatatgaaatatttcttaatataaaaaattttaagaAAGAAGTAGCAAAAGAATATAGAAATGACGATGAATTATATTGTGTTATAAGTAACATTGTATTATCTAAGTATGCAACTGTATGCGATTTTTCGAAAAAAAAGGTAAACAAATCAAGGGTATCAATGCATCCGattaataagaaaaagaaaacgAATAAGATACAAAGGAGGAATaccataaaaaaaaacaaaatgatacaaaaaaataactataacattaaaaatttgaataaggatgatgataataataacaagGGAAATGGAAATGGAAATGGAAATGGAAACGCAAACCATCATATATCCAGAAACATAAAGAAGAACGTGCACAAATATAATAGCGAGAAAACATCCAACAACACTTctgaaaataatatattcagTAGTATGTACAGTAATTGTGTGGgtaataaattttatagGAAATTCGAAGGAggaaagaaatataaatctaGAAAGGTAAATAACCTAGCATggaaaaatgaaattattaatCTGTCAGACTCTGAGGAATCAGATGAATCTGAAAAAAAggatgataaaaaaaaggaaaaacaaaaatgtcgtatgaaatataaacatttaaGTACAAGTGGAATATATTCTTTAGTATTGAgacaaaatatattaccaAAAGGTTACAAAGAAAAGATGGAAAGGAATTCCaaagaattaaaattatggaattatattaattatgataatatatataatgaattaaGTATATTTGACTTttatgatattaataatagaaagaaattatataatgtaaaaagagaagcttttatatatgaaaatgaaaaatgtataccaaaagaaatacatattaataatgatgaagggaatcaattaattttattagaTGAAAGATATGATACAAATTTCTATATGATGGatgtaaaaaaagaaaagttAGTAAGAAAATGGTGTAATGAAAATATCCCTATAACTAAATTATTAAAGAAGATggaaaatttatatttggGATTTAATGAAAgttctttattttttgtagATACAAGATTAGAAAGATGTATccaaaatatatttcaatataataaatatgcaTCTCCTATAGAACATGCAAGTATAGATAATAATGGGAGAATTACATCAAGTACATCACGTGGAGAACtgaaatattatgatggtacaataaataaacagaacaaaatcaaaaaaagtaaaaatgttatatattgttCTGATGATATGGTTCATTTGACGACATCACATAAGGGAATGTATTCTATTGTTACTTGTCAAAAGAGAATAATAATCTATGAAAACTTTATGGATAATAAAAACTTTTTTGATCATGTAATCAGAAAATGTTATCGTTATCAACAAAATTCAGTAATCCTGAAATTAGAACCAATTGACGAAATCATACATGATCTTGGAGattatacttttattaaaacTGTTACCTATAGTAAttctaaatatatttttacatttgCTAAAGACTTTTGTGTAATATGGAATTTATATCAAGGCATAAATAAAAACGTATCTTATACAATTAATAAAGTTCCAGAAGATATCTCAgatatatctttatatgATACTTCTGATGACCATGACGCATTACTCCTTGCTACTGAACATACTTTAACCTTAAcaagaattatataa
- a CDS encoding hypothetical protein (conserved Plasmodium protein, unknown function) produces MDEDFLHDIYDLDKDLELGNINVDEDVNMKANEYMKNVKRYINEKKLKSCEIFLTELLNDFENEPFEFIIFSTIKIYCNLRLYNYRSISNDLTALGNLENSSYRFENFPDKYKKKKGTMIPFLLRLINCYYPYTLSLYFTSFDRLYLLILHYEKILKKCIEYISVHEKKDEKKEHIKINISSSSNISNHLDFYLRKKNIVFHYICITSYVLCDLLLKKNYIEQAIQLLRNKILYYEQNDVNTISLIGKLSLLMGCLDISMECFNKVESFICSDKYENENNKYLKNNGDKLNDNNRKHILYNHSYINKNFLNLYLEEYNVALNELFKISPDFFNKNAINDYSFYSNNLSITYFYNNDLKNAIHILEALINENYLNTFPSLIKNLNYFYELGKIKNEQVNTINDFISNNLGEDQEILSVIPRRPSNL; encoded by the coding sequence ATGGATGAAGACTTTCTACATGACATTTACGATTTAGATAAGGATTTAGAGTTAggtaatataaatgttgATGAAGATGTAAATATGAAAGCAAAtgaatatatgaaaaatgttaaaagatatataaatgagaaaaagttaaaaagttgtgaaatatttttaacagaattattaaatgatttTGAAAATGAACCATTtgaatttataatattttcaacaataaaaatatattgtaattTAAGGTTATATAATTATCGTTCGATATCCAATGATTTAACAGCTCTAGGTAATTTAGAAAATTCTTCTTATCGATTTGAAAATTTTCctgataaatataaaaagaagaaagGTACAATGATACCTTTTTTGTTAAGGTTAATTAATTGTTATTATCCATACACCTTAagtttatattttacatcTTTTGATagattatatttattaatattacattatgaaaaaatattaaaaaaatgtattgaatatatatcagtacatgaaaagaaagatgaaaaaaaggaacacataaaaataaatatatcttcatCTAGTAATATATCAAATCATTTAGATTTTTATCtacgaaaaaaaaatattgtttttcattatatatgtattacATCATATGTATTATGTGATTTGTTATTAAAGAAGAATTACATAGAGCAAGCCATACAATTGTTGAGAAACAAAATTTTATACtatgaacaaaatgatGTAAACACAATTTCATTAATAGGGAAACTATCTTTACTAATGGGATGTTTAGATATATCTATGGAATGTTTTAATAAAGTTGAAAGCTTTATATGTTCAGATAAGTATGAAAATgagaataataaatactTGAAAAATAATGGAGACAAgttaaatgataataacCGTAAGCATATTCTTTACAatcattcatatataaataaaaattttctcaatttatatttagaagaatataatgtagcattaaatgaattattcaaaatatCTCCTGATTTCTTTAACAAGAATGCGATAAATGACTACTCATTTTATTCTAACAATTTATCcataacatatttttataataatgatttaaAGAATGCTATACATATCTTAGAAGCATTAATAAATgagaattatttaaatacaTTCCCTTCattaataaagaatttgaattatttttatgaattagggaaaataaaaaatgaacaagTTAACACTATCAATGATTTTATAAGTAATAATCTGGGAGAAGACCAAGAAATATTATCGGTAATTCCTAGACGCCCATCAAATTTATAG
- a CDS encoding hypothetical protein (conserved Plasmodium protein, unknown function), protein MNLLRVVCFCFLCIIIKIKYASSGEGIFKNRVLNPFHYQSEKRKIMKHVNSLSHIFNDFKNNLGDLENTYDTFLKSIGVSEETHKHLINMNDEKTINFIEEMNELKNKYNKFKDKIDEHLNNKKQEFDDTLKSTVKGFFYKSINELKGISKFVKYININARNLNKIITNLFSKATHLSDIYEENVNNINEIGKDYYKMKLKTLGNLLLSKYNSYNKKIKLISNEKYIDNCSNIFYIEMLKDYLQNNIKQKITMIDFSTFLEHLSFMELSYFFNTFLKNYEKGYIVYVINRVKMNYHNNKMIFIEIDKLIEIVNFIKKTYKQFKIDYIVIHIFNMYISVFINVNNILYHVNYDVFFKDQAIQLFNTYNYGYFFINQKLNQNKYHKIKEHIYILYLGYRTVNDNYLIYNRKQMIQFKKDNAQNIIQHNKTNTTNLFLNMYLLKLTSEYNFYTDFLKLQHEYVYKFSIYNCNMILTYDSLNKFNIPNEKFTPHFKDVYILIIIYPGESLGMLCNFFNNYLFRESIFNLKNEESNVLEIYSDVNRLTLIANNKTKHYYVNTKYEIPSESLEKSLQKIQNCLKYYANSNYNDYFDYLNIFYFISSDEIYI, encoded by the exons atgAACTTATTAAGGGTAGTCTGTTTTTGTTTCCtatgtataattataaaaataaaatatgcATCATCCGGAGAAG gtATTTTTAAGAATAGGGTTTTAAACCCATTTCATTACCAATCggaaaaaagaaaaataatgaagCACGTAAATTCTCTGTCTCACATTTTTAACGATTTTAAAAACAATTTAGGAGATTTAGAAAATACGTACgatacatttttaaaatcGATAGGTGTGTCTGAAGAAACTCATAAgcatttaataaatatgaatgatgAGAAAACCATAAATTTTATCGAAGAAATGAATGAATTgaagaataaatataataaatttaaagataaaattgatgagcatttaaataataagaaacAAGAATTTGATGATACATTGAAAAGTACAGTGAAAGgatttttttataaatctATTAATGAATTAAAAGGAATTAGTAaatttgtaaaatatattaatataaacGCAAGGAATTTGAATAAGATAATAACAAATTTGTTTTCGAAAGCTACACATTTAAgtgatatatatgaagagaatgtaaataatataaatgagATAGGAAaagattattataaaatgaaattaaaaacattaggaaatttattattatctaaatataatagttataataaaaagataaaattaatatcgaatgaaaaatatatagataattgttcaaatatattttatatagaaatgttaaaagattatttacaaaataatataaaacaaaaaattacaaTGATTGATTTTTCGACATTTCTAGAACATTTATCGTTTATGgaattatcatatttttttaatacttttttaaaaaattatgaaaagggttatattgtttatgttattaatagagtaaaaatgaattatcataataataaaatgatatttaTCGAAATAGACAAATTAATTGAAATTGTAAactttataaaaaaaacatataaacaATTCAAAATAGattatattgttatacatatatttaatatgtatatatctgtttttattaatgttaataatatattatatcatgTAAATTATGATGTTTTCTTTAAAGATCAAGCTATACAATTATTcaatacatataattatggatacttttttataaaccaaaaattaaatcaaaacaaatatcataaaattaaagaacatatctatatattatatttagGTTATCGTACAGTAAATGATAACTATCTAATTTATAATAGAAAACAAATGAtacaatttaaaaaagacaatgctcaaaatattatacaacATAATAAAACTAACACAACAAATTTATTCCTAAATATGTACCTTTTGAAATTAACTTCTGAGTATAATTTCTATACCGATTTTTTAAAACTACAACATgaatatgtttataaattttctatatataattgtaataTGATATTAACGTACGACTCCTTGAATAAGTTTAATATACCCAACGAAAAATTTACCCCCCACTTTAA AGATGTGTACATTTTAATCATCATTTACCCAGGGGAAAGCCTAGGAATGCTATGCAACTTCTTCAATAATTACCTCTTTCGAGAATccatttttaatttaaaaaacGAAGAATCTAATGTTCTCGAAATATATTCAGATGTTAATAGATTAACATTAATTGCGAACAATAAAACTAAGCATTATTATGTTAACACCAAATATGAAATACCTTCAGAGTCTTTAGAAAAAAGTTTAcaaaaaatacaaaattgTTTGAAGTATTATGCAAATAGTAATTACAatgattattttgattatttgaacattttttattttatatccTCCGATgaaatatacatataa
- a CDS encoding hypothetical protein (conserved Plasmodium protein, unknown function), which produces MDIIKDETEEMDMYNPSVSINFKKGILKNSCDTPKDTKLEKLKREYNILTSSYDYNSGNKKERRNIWKEKVKHNIASKNKKKMVKIKKEEKYNELENKKGENLMMYVNDKNNNLNVYIDEKDLFEETPNISSNTLLSYISNIFLRKKNIYEIKKCDFIKEVNTDESLKRNFIPPVDILYDDKKVLFLFFISGNLKNFHVTSNNNYLTISGEKIPYQVQDHTSYFSHEIKKGYFFRTYCFMKTFDKEKIYYEQNNGVIKIYVYICDDNRI; this is translated from the coding sequence ATGGATATTATTAAAGACGAAACAGAAGAAATGGATATGTACAACCCTTCTGTGTCCATAAATTTTAAGAAAGGCATACTAAAAAATTCCTGTGATACTCCTAAGGATACCAAGTTGGAAAAACTAAAAAGAGAATACAACATTTTAACAAGCTCATACGATTATAATTCTGgaaacaaaaaagaaaggaGAAATATATGGAAAGAAAAAGTAAAACATAATATTGCTAGTAAGAATAAGAAGAAGATGgtcaaaataaaaaaagaagaaaaatataatgaattggaaaataaaaaaggagaAAATTTAATGATGTATGTAAatgataagaataataatttgaatgtatatattgatGAAAAGGATTTATTCGAGGAAACTCCAAATATATCTTCTAATACATTACTctcatatatatcaaatatatttttaagaaagaaaaatatatatgaaataaaaaagtgtgattttataaaagaagTTAATACCGATGAATCTctaaaaagaaattttatACCTCCAgtagatatattatatgatgataaaaaagttttatttctatttttcatatccgggaatttaaaaaatttccATGTTACCTcgaataataattatttaacTATATCTGGAGAAAAAATACCCTACCAGGTTCAAGATCATACAAGTTATTTTTCTcatgaaataaaaaaaggatatttTTTTAGGACCTATTGTTTTATGAAAACATTTGAcaaggaaaaaatatattatgaacaaAACAACGGagttataaaaatatatgtttacaTATGTGATGATAACAGGATTTAA
- a CDS encoding p25-alpha family protein, putative, protein MENAFYVYTKNLPDMDSRTFVKILKDAKLLNKKFTTVDADLIFAKVKSKGAKRINYDQFLEAVKCIVEKNKLNYDKFVETLCQEASKGPILYGTKTDNVRFFDDKSTFTGVHKQGGPSIIDKNKTQFSDLSEITDRSEYDIRGVKMDVAKNF, encoded by the exons ATGGAAAACGCATTTTACGTGTATACCAAAAATTTACCTGATATGGACAGTCGAACGTTTGTGAAAATTTTAAAGGACGCta AATTGTTAAACAAGAAATTCACGACAGTTGATGCTGATCTTATATTTGCCAAAGTGAAGAGCAAAGGAGCaaaaagaattaattaCGATCAGTTCTTGGAAGCTGTTAAATGCATTGTAGAAAAGaacaaattaaattatgataaatttGTTGAAACACTTTGTCAGGAGGCATCAAAGGGACCAATTTTATACGGAACAAAAACCGATAATGTAAGATTTTTTGACGATAAATCAACTTTTACAGGTGTTCATAAACAAGGAGGTCCAAGTATaattgataaaaataaaactcAATTTTCTGACCTTTCCGAAATTACAGATCGTTCAGAATATGATATAAGGGGTGTTAAAATGGATGTGgcaaaaaatttttaa
- a CDS encoding S-adenosyl-methyltransferase, putative: MPTFWTSFIFVLFLDIYDCFKIKNFEYTNTHPLYRNCSIKKCNTLHKGYYNSRTYQINKNVQEHNEQSNKYNDTYIYHTPVLLREVIYYMMKDEENSLVSLFDENMNDNRDTKCYSNNINSINNNNNNINSINNNNNINSINNNNINSINCSDSSKSQGSILEKTWCHLNNNMNTSIRSINNCSSLNEKKDIEYIEECSQNSNSKNTNNLCKNSYTTNYNNEQVNYYIDATLGGGGHTLEILNKIPNCRIIGIDKDIEALYYNKIKLKKFINNNKLKLIHGNYGNILHLLHLHSLPLFNYYSGILIDLGVSSHQLKCSDRGFSYKYNGILDMNMNKYTESQYLSKLFRKDNEHINDINDLKKNPKNSSNKIHNILNTYSLKKLKFIIDTYGEEKKALKIAKKIIQWRKDNGKILTTFQLKNIILSTCKQNYKSNNKVLSRVFQAFRIYINQELKTLKQLLISSHKLLKTGKKLIVITYHSLEKKCVELFIEKNKQKWTKLHQNAIMPSDEEIKLNKSARSAKMFIYKKN, from the coding sequence ATGCCTACCTTTTGGACctcttttatttttgttttgttcCTAGATATTTATGACTGctttaaaataaaaaattttgaatACACGAATACGCATCCTCTTTATAGAAATTGTTCTATTAAAAAATGCAACACATTACATAAGGGATATTATAACAGTCGTACGTATCAAATTAACAAAAATGTTCAAGAGCATAATGAGCAAAGCAACAAATATAATGacacttatatatatcacaCTCCCGTTTTATTGAGGGaagtaatatattatatgatgaaGGATGAGGAAAATTCTTTGGTCTCATTATTTGATGAAAACATGAATGATAATAGGGATACAAAATGttatagtaataatataaatagtataaataataataataataatataaatagtataaataataataataatataaacagtataaataataataatattaatagtatTAATTGTAGTGATAGTAGTAAATCCCAGGGTTCTATTTTAGAAAAAACATGGTGTCAtcttaataataatatgaatacaTCAATCAGAAGCATAAATAATTGTTCATCcttaaatgaaaaaaaagatatagaATATATTGAAGAATGTAGTCAAAATTCTAATTCAAAgaatacaaataatttGTGTAAAAATAGTTACACaacaaattataataatgaacaAGTTAATTATTACATAGATGCAACGTTGGGTGGAGGTGGTCATACGTTagaaattttaaataaaattccAAACTGTAGAATAATAGGAATAGATAAAGATATTGAAGCATTATATTacaacaaaataaaattgaagaaatttattaataataataaattaaaattaatacatGGAAATTATGGGAATATTCTACATTTGCTGCATTTACACTCACTTCCTTTATTCAATTATTATAGTGGTATATTAATAGATTTAGGAGTATCTTCTCATCAATTAAAATGCAGTGATAGAGGCTTCAgctataaatataatggTATCTTAGATAtgaatatgaataaatatacagAAAGTCAATATTTATCAAAACTATTTAGAAAGGACAATGAACATATAAACGATATtaatgatttaaaaaaaaacccAAAAAATAGTTCTAATAaaattcataatattttaaatacttatagtttaaaaaaattgaaattTATTATAGATACATATGgtgaagaaaaaaaagcTTTAAAAATTGctaaaaaaattatacaatGGAGAAAAGATAATGGAAAGATATTAACAACATTtcaattaaaaaatattatactttCAACTTGtaaacaaaattataaatcTAATAATAAAGTTTTGTCAAGAGTATTTCAAGCCTTtagaatttatattaatcaAGAATTAAAAACATTAAAACAATTGTTAATATCTTCTCATAAATTACTAAAAACAgggaaaaaattaattgtAATTACATATCATTCTTTAGAAAAGAAATGTGTTGAATTGtttattgaaaaaaataaacaaaagTGGACAAAACTTCATCAAAATGCTATTATGCCAAGTGATGaagaaattaaattaaaCAAGTCAGCACGCTCAGCCAAAATGttcatttataaaaaaaattaa